A genome region from Alicyclobacillus acidocaldarius subsp. acidocaldarius DSM 446 includes the following:
- a CDS encoding aminotransferase class I/II-fold pyridoxal phosphate-dependent enzyme, translating to MTPSERLNQLPDGVFQELAIAAHERRKKGLDVIDLSVGSPDLPPPPHAVETLIRAAQDPGDYRYAITALPEFHEAVARFYERYDVTLAPEREVLQLAGSQDGLSHLALTFLNPGDLALIPDPGYPIYDAGVRLAGARVEPIPVDAETLQPRFDAIPPEVWRQAKLMILNFPSNPTAAIATRDTLERAVALAKQHDLLLVHDFAYSELVFDGVQPISILSIPGAKEVAIEFNSLSKTYNLAGARIAYAVGRPDALAALRKLKSHIDFGVFLPVQRAAIAALTTPWDGYERQRAVYAERRDALCAALAEAGWPVRKPAATMFLWAQTPGGQPSYPFALALLKETGVAVTPGIAFGPRGEGHVRMAFVHDIPVLMEAARRIGAWLRQQNG from the coding sequence ATGACACCATCGGAACGACTCAATCAACTTCCAGACGGCGTGTTCCAAGAGCTTGCCATCGCGGCCCACGAGCGGCGCAAAAAGGGACTCGACGTGATCGATCTCAGCGTCGGATCGCCCGATTTGCCTCCGCCGCCGCACGCCGTCGAGACCCTGATTCGCGCCGCGCAGGATCCCGGAGATTACCGGTACGCCATCACCGCGCTGCCGGAGTTTCACGAGGCCGTCGCCCGGTTCTACGAGCGATACGACGTGACCCTGGCCCCCGAGCGGGAGGTCCTACAGCTCGCCGGGTCGCAGGACGGGCTCAGCCATCTGGCGCTCACCTTCCTGAACCCGGGCGATCTCGCCCTCATCCCCGATCCGGGATACCCCATCTACGACGCAGGGGTTCGCCTGGCGGGCGCGCGGGTGGAGCCCATCCCGGTGGACGCCGAGACGCTCCAGCCCCGCTTCGACGCCATCCCACCTGAGGTGTGGCGACAGGCGAAGCTCATGATCCTCAACTTCCCGTCCAATCCGACCGCCGCGATCGCGACGAGAGACACGCTCGAGCGGGCCGTGGCGTTGGCGAAGCAGCACGACCTGCTTCTCGTGCACGACTTCGCCTATTCGGAGCTCGTGTTCGACGGCGTTCAGCCCATCAGCATCCTGTCGATCCCGGGCGCCAAAGAGGTGGCCATCGAGTTCAACTCGCTCTCGAAGACGTACAACCTCGCAGGCGCGCGGATCGCGTACGCCGTCGGGCGCCCCGACGCGCTCGCCGCGCTGCGCAAGCTGAAGTCACACATCGACTTCGGCGTGTTTTTGCCTGTGCAGCGCGCGGCCATCGCGGCCCTCACGACGCCGTGGGACGGCTACGAGCGGCAGCGAGCCGTGTACGCCGAGCGGCGCGATGCGCTCTGCGCGGCGCTCGCCGAAGCCGGCTGGCCTGTGCGCAAACCGGCGGCCACGATGTTTCTGTGGGCCCAAACGCCGGGCGGTCAGCCCTCGTACCCGTTCGCGCTCGCGCTGCTTAAAGAGACCGGCGTGGCCGTCACCCCCGGGATCGCATTCGGG
- a CDS encoding BglG family transcription antiterminator — protein sequence MANELTDRQKLLLFELVRRPEGVDPSEAARRLDVSRRTLQRDLRAVAGWLRPFRARIESQGGRLCLLASPQELGRIEAALGPVTARSAAVTPRQRAALLALWLLAEPGPLKLAYLGKVLDAAPASLSGDLNDLAPWLRARHLTLVRRQGFGVLVEGSEVARREAMADIVYEQISPYQLARMTTREGDLSHPVARWLVQFVQDPVLRAVADVVEAVLGAAEPPVEEADRFEVWLYAVIQCLRAARRGLVRGTDLDEGARPGDVALAKELLSSVAKATGLPALSTEPEIRYMARHLAGLRVRLDDDFRLLPSNVTALDLAHRFVRAVEDITRLPFASDHLLVSGLAQHLAPALDRVRAGLPIRNPLLETVKARYPELFAAAESASREVFAPHGLRLPDEEIGFLAMHLGASRERRLAEEKWRAVIVCPHGLSSARLLASRVRKELPEISVQEVASAKSAAHLNADLVLSTVSLPEADVPVVVVSPFLTEEDLRAVRFVLAKLERPARTSPEPGEALPGASTWALRLASSARTSSIRAQTMDDVIQLVGLDLVRQGRASDAGPIVAAIERRERLGSVVLPGRQLAVLHARTDGIDGPFVGVYRLERPMWTRGVGEDEPVAVVLVLLARVQEDPGAIDGLGRISAALVESEALVEALKSADEEEVRRRLYDAMVRLGE from the coding sequence ATGGCGAACGAACTGACGGATCGCCAAAAGCTCCTGCTCTTCGAACTGGTGCGGCGCCCGGAAGGCGTGGATCCTTCCGAGGCCGCGCGCCGTTTGGACGTCAGCCGCCGCACGCTGCAGCGCGATCTGCGCGCCGTCGCTGGCTGGCTGCGCCCGTTTCGGGCGCGGATCGAGAGCCAGGGCGGGCGGTTGTGCCTCCTGGCTTCGCCGCAGGAATTGGGCCGCATTGAAGCCGCGCTGGGCCCTGTGACCGCGCGGTCCGCGGCCGTCACACCGCGTCAGCGGGCTGCGCTTCTCGCCCTTTGGCTTCTTGCGGAGCCCGGGCCGCTCAAACTTGCCTACCTGGGCAAGGTCCTCGACGCCGCGCCCGCGAGCTTGAGCGGCGATTTGAACGATCTCGCCCCATGGCTGCGCGCTCGCCACCTGACGCTCGTGCGTAGGCAGGGTTTCGGCGTGTTGGTCGAAGGGAGCGAGGTGGCCAGGCGCGAAGCCATGGCTGACATCGTCTACGAGCAGATTTCTCCGTATCAACTGGCTCGCATGACCACGCGAGAAGGCGATCTCAGCCATCCCGTCGCGCGCTGGCTCGTTCAATTTGTCCAAGATCCGGTGCTCAGGGCCGTCGCGGATGTCGTGGAGGCGGTGTTGGGCGCCGCGGAGCCGCCGGTCGAGGAGGCGGATCGATTTGAGGTCTGGCTGTACGCGGTGATCCAATGCCTGCGGGCCGCCAGACGAGGGCTGGTGCGCGGAACGGATCTGGACGAGGGCGCAAGGCCTGGCGATGTTGCGCTCGCGAAGGAACTCTTGTCGAGTGTGGCGAAGGCGACTGGCCTTCCGGCCCTCTCGACCGAACCGGAGATCCGGTATATGGCCAGGCACCTCGCCGGCCTCCGCGTGCGCCTGGATGACGATTTCCGGCTCCTTCCGTCCAACGTGACCGCGCTCGATCTCGCCCATCGGTTCGTGCGCGCGGTCGAGGACATCACGCGGCTGCCGTTTGCGTCGGACCATCTGCTGGTGAGCGGGCTGGCCCAGCACCTCGCGCCTGCGCTCGATCGCGTCCGCGCCGGGCTGCCCATCCGCAATCCGCTGCTGGAGACGGTCAAGGCCCGATACCCGGAGCTCTTTGCCGCGGCGGAATCGGCCTCGCGCGAAGTGTTCGCTCCACACGGACTTCGGCTGCCGGATGAGGAAATCGGCTTTCTTGCCATGCATCTCGGCGCCTCCCGAGAGCGGCGATTGGCAGAGGAGAAGTGGCGAGCCGTGATCGTCTGCCCCCACGGGCTCAGTTCTGCGAGGCTTCTCGCGAGCCGCGTGCGCAAGGAGTTGCCCGAGATCTCCGTGCAGGAGGTGGCTTCGGCGAAATCCGCCGCGCACTTAAACGCCGATCTCGTCCTGTCCACCGTTTCGCTGCCGGAGGCGGACGTGCCCGTCGTGGTCGTGTCCCCGTTTCTCACGGAGGAGGACCTCCGCGCGGTTCGGTTCGTGCTGGCGAAGCTCGAACGGCCCGCGCGTACCTCGCCGGAGCCGGGCGAGGCGCTGCCGGGCGCATCCACGTGGGCCTTGCGGCTCGCCTCTTCGGCCAGGACGTCCTCCATTCGCGCGCAGACGATGGACGATGTCATTCAGCTCGTGGGACTCGATCTCGTCCGGCAAGGGCGCGCTTCCGACGCCGGGCCGATTGTGGCGGCCATCGAGCGCAGGGAGCGATTGGGGAGCGTCGTGCTACCGGGTCGTCAACTCGCAGTCCTGCACGCGCGGACCGACGGGATCGACGGCCCGTTTGTCGGTGTCTATCGCTTGGAGCGGCCGATGTGGACGCGGGGGGTGGGAGAGGACGAGCCCGTGGCGGTCGTGCTGGTCCTGCTTGCGCGCGTGCAAGAGGACCCGGGCGCGATCGACGGTCTTGGCCGCATCTCGGCCGCTTTGGTGGAATCTGAGGCGTTGGTGGAGGCGCTGAAAAGCGCCGACGAAGAGGAAGTTCGACGGCGTCTGTACGACGCGATGGTTCGTCTGGGGGAGTGA
- a CDS encoding PTS mannitol transporter subunit IICB, giving the protein MATHVAAQPVASSGRARAAMQKFGGFLAGMVMPNIPAFIAWGLITAFFIPTGWTPNAKLDQLVSPMVSFLIPVLIGFTGGRLVHGIRGGVVGAIATAGVAIGASQPMFIGAMIMGPLGGYLIKQFDRAVEGRIRAGFEMLVNTFSAGILGGALAILGFLAVQPVMDRVSAWLGAAAVWVTNAHLLPLIAIFIEPGKVLFLNNAINHGILEPIGVEQAKQTGKSIFFLLETDPGPGLGLLMAYWAFAKGAIRQSAPGAILIQFFGGIHEVYFPYVLMRPVLVLAVILGGMAADTTFMLLHAGLVATPSPGSIFAEIAMTPKGGYFPVLSGIFVGALVSFLVASFFIRLSRDEMDESTLAFAQAVVQDMKSQSKFAPSAQATAQAPVEEATLARVPEAVYFACEAGMGSSAMGASILKKRLQEAGYDIPVHHVPVNQLPSTAEVVFTQASFETRARQVAPKAKIYLVQNFLNKATYDQLIEDLDRLKG; this is encoded by the coding sequence GTGGCGACCCATGTTGCGGCGCAACCCGTCGCGTCGAGTGGCCGGGCTCGGGCGGCGATGCAAAAGTTCGGTGGCTTTCTGGCGGGCATGGTCATGCCCAATATCCCGGCGTTTATCGCGTGGGGTCTGATCACCGCATTCTTCATTCCCACGGGGTGGACCCCGAACGCGAAACTCGACCAACTGGTCTCCCCCATGGTCTCCTTTCTCATTCCCGTTCTCATTGGCTTCACCGGTGGGCGTCTCGTGCACGGGATCCGCGGGGGCGTCGTCGGCGCCATCGCCACGGCGGGCGTGGCCATCGGCGCGTCTCAGCCGATGTTCATTGGCGCGATGATCATGGGGCCGCTCGGCGGCTACCTGATCAAGCAGTTCGATCGCGCCGTCGAAGGGCGCATCCGCGCAGGATTCGAGATGTTGGTGAACACGTTTTCCGCGGGCATTCTGGGCGGTGCACTCGCGATTCTCGGCTTTCTGGCCGTGCAGCCGGTCATGGATCGCGTCTCCGCCTGGCTGGGCGCGGCGGCCGTGTGGGTGACCAACGCGCATCTTCTGCCGCTCATCGCCATCTTTATCGAGCCAGGCAAGGTGCTGTTTTTGAACAACGCCATCAACCACGGTATCCTTGAACCCATTGGCGTCGAGCAGGCCAAGCAGACGGGCAAATCTATTTTCTTCCTGCTCGAAACCGATCCGGGGCCGGGTCTCGGGCTGCTCATGGCCTACTGGGCGTTCGCGAAGGGCGCCATTCGGCAGTCGGCGCCTGGCGCGATTCTGATTCAGTTCTTCGGCGGAATTCACGAGGTGTACTTCCCGTACGTGCTGATGCGGCCCGTCCTGGTGCTCGCCGTGATCCTGGGCGGCATGGCGGCCGACACGACCTTCATGCTGCTGCACGCGGGACTTGTGGCGACCCCGTCGCCCGGCAGCATCTTCGCCGAGATCGCCATGACGCCGAAAGGCGGCTACTTCCCGGTGCTGTCGGGCATCTTTGTCGGTGCGCTGGTCTCGTTCCTGGTGGCTTCCTTCTTCATCCGCCTTTCGCGCGATGAGATGGACGAGAGCACCTTGGCGTTTGCGCAGGCCGTGGTGCAGGACATGAAGTCTCAATCCAAGTTTGCGCCGTCCGCGCAGGCCACGGCTCAAGCGCCGGTGGAAGAAGCGACGCTCGCGCGCGTGCCGGAGGCCGTGTACTTCGCGTGTGAGGCCGGTATGGGATCGAGCGCGATGGGCGCTTCAATTCTCAAAAAGCGGCTGCAGGAGGCGGGTTACGACATCCCCGTCCATCACGTGCCGGTGAATCAACTGCCTTCCACGGCTGAAGTGGTGTTCACGCAGGCCAGCTTCGAGACCCGCGCGCGGCAGGTCGCGCCGAAGGCGAAGATCTACTTGGTGCAAAACTTCTTGAACAAGGCGACCTACGACCAGTTGATTGAGGACCTTGACCGTCTGAAGGGATGA
- the purN gene encoding phosphoribosylglycinamide formyltransferase has product MRKIAFLASHNGSGMRYLLAARARHEIEFDPVLVVSNNPGSPALAYAREMGIPTAVVNEKRCGGAAEADRALCEALRQGGAECVLLSGYMKRIGPTTLSAYRNRILNIHPSLLPKFGGPGMYGMRVHEAVIASGESVTGATVHLVDHEYDHGPVLAQVEVPVLPGDTPERLRERVLEVEGPLYLLVLKKIERGEIDLDAFGAAAPL; this is encoded by the coding sequence ATGCGAAAAATCGCGTTTCTCGCCTCCCACAACGGATCCGGCATGCGCTACCTGCTCGCGGCCCGGGCGCGCCATGAGATCGAGTTTGATCCGGTGCTCGTCGTGAGCAACAATCCGGGCAGTCCGGCGCTCGCGTATGCGCGCGAGATGGGCATCCCGACGGCCGTGGTCAACGAGAAGCGCTGCGGCGGCGCGGCGGAGGCGGATCGGGCGCTCTGCGAGGCACTGCGCCAAGGCGGGGCGGAATGCGTGCTCCTCTCCGGCTACATGAAGCGCATCGGGCCGACGACGCTCTCCGCCTACCGAAACCGCATCCTCAACATTCATCCGAGCCTGTTGCCGAAGTTCGGAGGGCCCGGCATGTACGGCATGCGCGTGCACGAGGCCGTGATCGCGAGCGGAGAATCTGTGACCGGCGCGACCGTGCATCTCGTGGATCACGAGTACGATCACGGCCCGGTGCTGGCGCAGGTCGAGGTCCCCGTTCTCCCGGGCGACACGCCCGAACGCCTGCGAGAGCGCGTCCTGGAGGTCGAAGGTCCCCTGTATTTGCTGGTGCTGAAGAAGATCGAGCGCGGCGAGATCGATCTGGATGCTTTTGGCGCCGCCGCGCCCCTGTGA
- a CDS encoding NAD(P)H-quinone oxidoreductase, producing the protein MLAVIMKQFGGPEVLEIGEVQTPQPGPGEVLVRVRATALNRADLLQRRGLYPPPPGASEILGLEMAGDVEALGPGVSSVSVGDRVAALLPGGGYAQYAVVPAGMLIRLPDTLSYEQGAAIPETFLTAYLNLFVLGRLSPGETVLVHAGASGVGTSAIQLIRLAGAHSIVTAGSADKIAKCLELGAKAGWNYHDGSFVDFVRRETDGRGADIIFDFVGAPYFHDNLRALAVDGRLIVIGTMGGTKVDGFDLGQILAKRQQIIGTALRSRSLEAKIELTAAFVAFAYDALAKGEIAPVIDQVYDWREVRAAHERMEANQNIGKIVLRVTE; encoded by the coding sequence ATGCTCGCAGTGATCATGAAGCAGTTCGGCGGGCCGGAGGTGCTCGAAATCGGCGAGGTGCAGACACCGCAACCCGGCCCTGGCGAGGTGTTGGTGCGCGTTCGCGCGACGGCCCTGAATCGCGCCGATCTCCTGCAGCGGCGCGGCCTGTACCCGCCTCCGCCGGGAGCGTCGGAGATCCTGGGCCTCGAGATGGCCGGGGACGTGGAGGCGCTTGGTCCAGGCGTGTCGTCCGTCAGCGTGGGCGATCGCGTCGCGGCGCTGTTGCCTGGCGGCGGCTATGCGCAGTACGCCGTGGTTCCGGCCGGCATGCTCATCCGGCTGCCCGATACGCTCTCGTACGAGCAGGGCGCGGCCATCCCGGAGACGTTCCTGACGGCCTATCTGAACCTGTTCGTGCTCGGCCGCTTGAGTCCCGGCGAGACGGTCCTCGTACACGCGGGGGCAAGCGGCGTCGGCACGTCGGCGATTCAACTCATCCGCCTCGCGGGGGCGCATAGCATCGTGACGGCGGGCAGCGCCGACAAAATCGCCAAGTGCCTTGAGCTCGGCGCCAAGGCAGGCTGGAATTATCACGACGGATCGTTCGTCGACTTTGTCCGCCGGGAGACAGACGGTCGCGGCGCCGACATCATCTTCGACTTCGTCGGGGCGCCATACTTCCACGACAATCTTCGCGCGCTGGCCGTCGATGGGCGGCTCATTGTCATCGGCACGATGGGCGGCACCAAGGTCGACGGGTTCGATCTCGGCCAGATTCTCGCCAAGCGCCAGCAGATCATCGGGACGGCGCTTCGCTCCCGCAGCTTGGAGGCGAAGATCGAACTCACCGCAGCGTTCGTGGCGTTTGCGTACGACGCGCTCGCGAAGGGCGAGATCGCACCGGTCATTGACCAGGTCTACGACTGGCGCGAAGTCCGCGCCGCGCATGAGCGGATGGAGGCCAATCAAAACATCGGTAAAATTGTCCTCAGGGTGACGGAGTGA